The Antennarius striatus isolate MH-2024 chromosome 23, ASM4005453v1, whole genome shotgun sequence genome has a segment encoding these proteins:
- the tmem256 gene encoding transmembrane protein 256 — MQHRRTSARLKHTQPPNMTAAGIVRRLAALSGASAVAAGAYGAHGFKNSDPDDYQRVLFETANKYHFYHSLALLGAAQCGQPAVAGTLLIAGMGMFCGALYHQALTGNPDLRKVAPVGGMALIAGWLAIFL, encoded by the exons ATGCAACACCGTCGGACTTCCGCCCGTCTGAAACACACGCAGCCACCAAACATGACCGCTGCTGGGATTGTCCGGAGGCTAGCCGCTCTGTCCGGGGCTTCGGCCGTGGCCGCCGGGGCGTACGGAGCTCACG GTTTTAAAAACAGTGATCCAGATGACTACCAGAGAGTG CTATTCGAAACCGCCAACAAGTACCACTTCTACCACAGCCTGGCCCTTCTGGGTGCGGCCCAATGTGGCCAACCTGCTGTG GCTGGCACCCTTCTGATAGCAGGTATGGGGATGTTCTGCGGCGCTTTGTATCACCAGGCTTTGACAGGGAACCCTGATCTCCGAAAGGTGGCTCCTGTTGGGGGCATGGCTCTTATCGCCGGCTGGTTAGCCATTTTTCTCTGA
- the tmem102 gene encoding transmembrane protein 102 isoform X1, with amino-acid sequence MGTLSPSISPLGMVVEMESLMSAVAPRSPAPGKKLSEVDFRSGTTLDKLSSQVSELVLLEQGEFGDQTALEVHTAKDFIFNMLGLVQKVDQRLPVANEYLLLSGGAREGVLDLNPEDLGDYAKGADFDLDFTLLVPALKLHDRNQPVTLDMRHSPPCHSWLSLRLCDSNILSRWNICCQEENGLHPEEDEEEEAEIDKGCIPSLGSPQSLDGCYFSPTLVTDWFWSVVSEAVEELRRSPQRGIPTPERLEKNGPLTTIILQAGSSRVLYDLLPVVSFRGWPAVAQGWLTANHFWDGKITEEEAISGFYLLPCCSPLGGRPDREWRLAFSRSEVQLKKCIPYPMAQAFQAAKAVLSRILARPRAGISLYHLRTLLFWACDRLPAAYLSCPDTDTPGRLLLGLLDDLAHCILGKNCPNYFLPQCNMLEHLTDSQALLVARKLAHVRSDPSEHLRAALDQSQQAGQLKKELSASTNGHGSPGHHPANGIISPSEDKLAQRLQQLVTENPGKSISVFLNPDDVTRPHFRIDDKFY; translated from the exons ATGGGAACGCTTTCTCCGTCTATATCTCCACTTGGCAT GGTTGTAGAGATGGAATCCCTGATGAGTGCAGTGGCACCACGTTCCCCAGCCCCTGGAAAGAAGTTGTCAGAGGTGGACTTCCGTTCAGGCACCACCCTTGATAAGCTGTCATCCCAAGTGTCTGAGCTGGTACTCCTGGAACAGGGAGAGTTTGGAGACCAGACCGCCTTAGAGGTCCACACTGCCAAGGACTTCATTTTTAATATGCTAG GCTTAGTCCAAAAGGTAGACCAGCGCCTCCCAGTTGCCAACGAGTACTTGCTGCTGTCAGGTGGTGCACGGGAAGGAGTGTTGGACCTCAACCCTGAGGACCTGGGGGACTACGCCAAAGGGGCCGACTTCGATTTGGACTTCACCCTGCTGGTGCCTGCCCTCAAGCTCCACGACCGAAACCAACCTGTCACCCTGGATATGAGGCACTCCCCGCCCTGCCACTCGTGGCTCAGTCTTCGCCTTTGTGATTCCAACATCCTGTCTCGCTGGAACATCTGTTGTCAAGAAGAGAATGGGCTTCAccctgaggaagatgaggaggaagaagcagagATTG ATAAAGGTTGCATCCCCTCCCTGGGTTCTCCTCAGTCTCTGGATGGCTGTTACTTTTCTCCCACCCTGGTGACGGACTGGTTCTGGAGCGTGGTGAGCGAGGCTGTGGAGGAGCTGAGGCGAAGCCCCCAGAGAGGCATTCCAACCCCAGAGCGCCTGGAGAAGAATGGACccctcaccaccatcatcctTCAG GCAGGCTCCAGCCGGGTGCTGTACGACTTGCTGCCTGTGGTATCGTTTCGGGGTTGGCCGGCTGTGGCCCAAGGCTGGCTGACTGCCAACCACTTCTGGGATGGTAAAATCACAGAGGAGGAGGCCATATCTGGCTTCTATCTGCTGCCCTGCTGCTCCCCCCTGGGTGGTCGGCCTGACAGGGAGTGGAGGCTGGCCTTCTCCCGCAGTGAG GTTCAGTTGAAGAAGTGCATCCCCTACCCGATGGCCCAGGCATTCCAAGCAGCCAAAGCCGTGTTGTCTCGTATCCTCGCCCGTCCACGTGCGGGCATCAGCCTCTACCACCTGCGTACTCTCCTATTCTGGGCTTGCGATCGACTTCCTGCTGCCTACTTATCCTGTCCTGATACCGACACCCCCGGTCGCCTCCTCCTGGGTCTTCTGGATGATTTGGCTCATTGCATCCTCGGAAAAAACTGCCCAAACTACTTCCTGCCCCAATGCAACATGTTGGAGCACCTTACGGACAGCCAGGCGCTGCTTGTCGCGAGGAAACTTGCTCACGTGCGCTCCGATCCCAGCGAGCACCTCAGAGCAGCTCTGGACCAATCCCAGCAAGCAGGCCAACTGAAGAAGGAGCTATCAGCGAGCACCAATGGCCACGGATCCCCCGGGCACCACCCAGCCAACGGCATCATCTCGCCTTCGGAAGACAAGCTGGCGCAGAGACTGCAACAGCTGGTAACGGAGAACCCTGGGAAATCTATATCCGTCTTCCTCAACCCCGACGATGTCACCAGGCCACACTTTCGCATTGATGACAAGTTCTACTGA
- the tmem102 gene encoding transmembrane protein 102 isoform X2 yields MESLMSAVAPRSPAPGKKLSEVDFRSGTTLDKLSSQVSELVLLEQGEFGDQTALEVHTAKDFIFNMLGLVQKVDQRLPVANEYLLLSGGAREGVLDLNPEDLGDYAKGADFDLDFTLLVPALKLHDRNQPVTLDMRHSPPCHSWLSLRLCDSNILSRWNICCQEENGLHPEEDEEEEAEIDKGCIPSLGSPQSLDGCYFSPTLVTDWFWSVVSEAVEELRRSPQRGIPTPERLEKNGPLTTIILQAGSSRVLYDLLPVVSFRGWPAVAQGWLTANHFWDGKITEEEAISGFYLLPCCSPLGGRPDREWRLAFSRSEVQLKKCIPYPMAQAFQAAKAVLSRILARPRAGISLYHLRTLLFWACDRLPAAYLSCPDTDTPGRLLLGLLDDLAHCILGKNCPNYFLPQCNMLEHLTDSQALLVARKLAHVRSDPSEHLRAALDQSQQAGQLKKELSASTNGHGSPGHHPANGIISPSEDKLAQRLQQLVTENPGKSISVFLNPDDVTRPHFRIDDKFY; encoded by the exons ATGGAATCCCTGATGAGTGCAGTGGCACCACGTTCCCCAGCCCCTGGAAAGAAGTTGTCAGAGGTGGACTTCCGTTCAGGCACCACCCTTGATAAGCTGTCATCCCAAGTGTCTGAGCTGGTACTCCTGGAACAGGGAGAGTTTGGAGACCAGACCGCCTTAGAGGTCCACACTGCCAAGGACTTCATTTTTAATATGCTAG GCTTAGTCCAAAAGGTAGACCAGCGCCTCCCAGTTGCCAACGAGTACTTGCTGCTGTCAGGTGGTGCACGGGAAGGAGTGTTGGACCTCAACCCTGAGGACCTGGGGGACTACGCCAAAGGGGCCGACTTCGATTTGGACTTCACCCTGCTGGTGCCTGCCCTCAAGCTCCACGACCGAAACCAACCTGTCACCCTGGATATGAGGCACTCCCCGCCCTGCCACTCGTGGCTCAGTCTTCGCCTTTGTGATTCCAACATCCTGTCTCGCTGGAACATCTGTTGTCAAGAAGAGAATGGGCTTCAccctgaggaagatgaggaggaagaagcagagATTG ATAAAGGTTGCATCCCCTCCCTGGGTTCTCCTCAGTCTCTGGATGGCTGTTACTTTTCTCCCACCCTGGTGACGGACTGGTTCTGGAGCGTGGTGAGCGAGGCTGTGGAGGAGCTGAGGCGAAGCCCCCAGAGAGGCATTCCAACCCCAGAGCGCCTGGAGAAGAATGGACccctcaccaccatcatcctTCAG GCAGGCTCCAGCCGGGTGCTGTACGACTTGCTGCCTGTGGTATCGTTTCGGGGTTGGCCGGCTGTGGCCCAAGGCTGGCTGACTGCCAACCACTTCTGGGATGGTAAAATCACAGAGGAGGAGGCCATATCTGGCTTCTATCTGCTGCCCTGCTGCTCCCCCCTGGGTGGTCGGCCTGACAGGGAGTGGAGGCTGGCCTTCTCCCGCAGTGAG GTTCAGTTGAAGAAGTGCATCCCCTACCCGATGGCCCAGGCATTCCAAGCAGCCAAAGCCGTGTTGTCTCGTATCCTCGCCCGTCCACGTGCGGGCATCAGCCTCTACCACCTGCGTACTCTCCTATTCTGGGCTTGCGATCGACTTCCTGCTGCCTACTTATCCTGTCCTGATACCGACACCCCCGGTCGCCTCCTCCTGGGTCTTCTGGATGATTTGGCTCATTGCATCCTCGGAAAAAACTGCCCAAACTACTTCCTGCCCCAATGCAACATGTTGGAGCACCTTACGGACAGCCAGGCGCTGCTTGTCGCGAGGAAACTTGCTCACGTGCGCTCCGATCCCAGCGAGCACCTCAGAGCAGCTCTGGACCAATCCCAGCAAGCAGGCCAACTGAAGAAGGAGCTATCAGCGAGCACCAATGGCCACGGATCCCCCGGGCACCACCCAGCCAACGGCATCATCTCGCCTTCGGAAGACAAGCTGGCGCAGAGACTGCAACAGCTGGTAACGGAGAACCCTGGGAAATCTATATCCGTCTTCCTCAACCCCGACGATGTCACCAGGCCACACTTTCGCATTGATGACAAGTTCTACTGA